CTAATAATGAACATTTTTTAATTGAGACGGAATAGGAGATATATTCAAGTTAAAATGTAAATCTGTGTCAGTACAAGATAAATGTACACTACATCATCAGAGTACATATCCTAGAAACAAAATTCCTCGGGTAAACATTTGCCAAATTTGCTGGATAGAAAGCTCCTGTACTTCCCCTTAAGTTCGCCAACTGCAATCAAAACAtgtatttttttttctgttaAAGCTGGAGTAAACTATAGGATACAGCTTACCAGGATATTGACTAAATGTACGCGCCAAGAACATTTTACCTCTAAAGTCTTCAGTTTTGATGTCAGGCAGATTCTGAGATAGTGCAAGCTCTAACAGTTCCATAAACCCCTTGCCTGTTTGACAATGCTTGTCATCTTAGTGTCCATTCCAGAAAAGCAAACTGAATAATACATGAAAGGAAGCTCATGTTATAATACCGTCAATGTACTTTCCGGAGTGCTTAGCATTGATCAGATATGTTTGTGTATCATCTTCTTTCAACTGCAAAGGTAGCACATCAATCTTCAGATACCAATACCAGAAAAAACAATAGTGGGCAGAAGGTAGAGAGCTAACACTAGTGACTAGTTACTAAATAACTAGAGTGAAAAGCAATGTAATTGAGTCACCTACATGTGTGAATAAGGAACTTGCAAGTGCAAGTGGGTCAGCAGGAGAGGGCCCCCTGCTGTAAGCTGGGATGAATTTACCATCATGATAACCAACCAAGAAATGGTAAGCAGCCTGGCCAGGAGAGAGctttgatactgatgctatgGCACCAGTGCTGAAAGTACAGAAGACAGTAACACATTGTTAGAAAACTTGGAGTCTCATTCCTCCTTATCGTCGCAGCTACTAGTTTATttcatttttagctttcagacaAGTGTATGCTGATGTTGCTGTTTAGCAAAAGATCTGTTACAGAACTCCATAGATGGTGTGTTTTAAACAAGAGAAATCATGTTATTAAAGAAAAGGCTCTTCATTACCTATCTGATGATACAATAATTACTGTAGTTGGTTTGGTAAACAATTTTGGCTCCCTCTTTGCCTTGGTAGGGAAAAGCACAGTAGACCCTTTAGAAGAGATGACTGCACCACAGTCAATAGACAATAGAGCATTCTGAATTTCTGAGCAGGACATGATTATCTCCACTGGAGCAAACAATAATACAATAGAACCACCAAAGCACAGAAGCCTGAAACACACAACATGGAAGAAAAATAAGAAAGTGCTTGAAAGAGTACAAAGAAAGAATAATAAGCAAACTTTACCAGCCTGGAACAGGGAGGCCACCTCTTGCAGATAATATCGGGGCTGTCACAGCAGTAAGGGCATCTTTCACAGTAGCTGAATCAGCAAATGCTTTACCACATAGGATTAGAGATGCGCGTTCAATGTCCGCTGCTGCAAAGCCATTAGCATATTGTGTTCCAGAACCAAGAATAGTCTTGATGTTATTACTGTTTCATACATTCATAAAGAAAGGTATTATTTAGCCTTCCTTTATAGCCACAACTACATTTTTTCGTTCTTGTTAGTAAACATATAACTTGAATGAAGAGACAAGTTAAAATCATTTGTGAAAGAACGAAAAAGAAAATATACCTTATGGAACTGGTAGCATATATAGTCAACGGGGATGTGTCATGGGAAATCGCACGATCTGGTATTTTCCAAAGGATATTTGACAGTAACATAACAGCAGAGGGGTTATCACTAATGATTCGGACCTTTGCATCACATTCTCCTGAAGAACAAATGGCACCATCTTGAACATATAGACATGAGATGGATGAAAGGTGAAACGTGACCTATATAAGCAAGCAGTCTGTCATAACACAGGGAGATGCTCTGACTAAATTAAGAAGAGCCATCTGAAAATTTAGGATGCTTAATAAAGGCTGACATTATTTAAGCTCCAATCATGAGAATCATCATTGAACATCCCATTGAGGGCTGAACCGAAGTTTAGAACCTACCAGTTTCAGCAGCTTTGCAAATTGAGCTTTTGAAACATCAGGGACCCTGCCAGTGACATCTCCTCTAACATGAAGTGGAATACCAGACTGTTTGTCTGCATGCTCCAGATGCAGGAAGGCACAGAGTTGCACAATTAGTATCATATCAACAGTATGTACACATCACAACAGGATAACAAAAATTTGCATATACCTAGGTAAGTAGCACCGGCTTTCTGAAGTTCGGATGTCTCCAAGTTATGGAAGACCTTATCTTTCACAATGACACCTCTTCCCGCAATGGCCAAATTAAGACCGTATGAAACTTCTTGGTCTTCTCTGTGCAACAAATAGTAGGTGAGAAATTTGCAGATATTTGTAATACTGGTCAAATGAAATAAAATACAATATCAAGCTTGACATAATAAGCACCAAGTGACAGGGACAATCGCCCAAACATAGTTTGGTGTGGCATGCGCACGCCATAGCCTGTCTTTTGGGACAATCACCAATTGGATATGAGAAGCTGATAGGCTTAACACAGATAGATCAAGAGCCCTCTAGCAGCTAGGAAGGGGAGAGTATGGCCATTGGCCACACTTACCTCGTGCAGGTGATAGCCTCTCGTTGCTTCTATGGTATGCAGTCTGAAACTGCAAAATTCAGAAATCAAAAGTTTTGTCAGGCTTCACATAGAGCACTGCTATTTCCCGCAATCACAACTAGCAGACAGTCCTAACTATTATAGAGGCATTTACACAAAACCCTCATCAAATTCCACCATTAACCAATACTTGTAACCACGCCACGCGGAACTCCAGCATGCTAAACAGCACCTTCCTCTTGAGTCGTCAGTTCAACATCAGAGCTCTACGCATCAGGATTCTAGAGTTTCTATACGCTCGAATCACTTCCGAAACCAACCAAATTAGTTGGGTCGCGGAACGAGCGGCATGAATCGCAAACAGCACCACACGCTCAGAGGAATGGAAAATTGGGGGCACCTGTCGGaggcccgccgccggcgaggacgctgccgCCACGGCGGTGCGGCGGATAAAGCCCAGCAGCATGTGCGAGCTCCGCTCGCGCTCCGCGGCGTGTGGCGTCGCTGGCTGCTCCGGATGCTCGCCGCAACGGCGGAGACGGGGGCGACGGACGAGGGAGCCGGTTGTGGAAGCTGACCAGTGGGCtcgattttttttcttcttcttctaaaaTTTGAGGTGCAGTGTGGATAGACTGCTCGAAGCCCATAAGGAGCCCATGAACTTTGTGGGTCGCAGAAATGCGAATTGGGCTCATTCACGGACGTTGGGCTCATCTACAAATCAGCCCCTAAGTTTACAAGTAAGCCCCtcatttggatcgcgattattggTCGCGATCCGACATTTTGCAGATAGCCCCTACTTATCTGAAATTTGGATCGCGATCAATAACCGCGATCCGGTTTTTTTCAGATAAGACCCTATTCTGGTTACGAGTTTTACAGAATAGCCCTCGATTAGCGGGGCGGCTCTTCGGTCCCCAGCGGCAGCTGCCGTCACCGGCTTCGCATGTTCGGACGATCTCGCCAAAATCGAGCACTGGCAGCGCGTCGCCACTAACATAGCCGTCCGCGGCGCTGCCGCCCTGTCCAGCCCGCATCCCCGGAGTCACGCAGAGGAGCGGAGCAGCACGAGCTCTGCTGGGGCATGTCTTCGTCTTCTCCACGATCTCCAGCCGAAAacgccagcggcggcgcggtgcgAACGGGATGGCGGAAGATTGTCCAGTGGGCTCCAAAGCGTTCGTGCTCCCGCCGCAATTCAAACAGGAGCAGTATTGCGTCATGCTGGCGGCGGACGTCGGACGTGGCGCTGGCGGCGCAGCGGGTGGCGGACGCAGGCAGCAGCAACCGGGGGCCTTTACTTCCCTTCGTGATGGCACCGGCTATCGGGTGGGTGTACAACATCCTGCAGCTGGCCATCGGGTGGGTGCTCTACAACATCGGGTGGTGACCTCAGGCCTGGACGGGAACTGAAATACCGACCGGGTGGACGGTATTCCATTTACCGTCCACACTGGAGGCCTGTACGGGGTGCCGCGGGACTCCTCGCCAGTGCGCTCGCCCAGTTCGACGCTGCCGTTGCGCCctcctcaccggcggcgacacCGCCATGTGAATGCGCTGCTTATTCATCGTTTTTCTTTCCTGCAAACTTGGATCACCATGTCGGCGACGCGGGCAAGaggccatcttctctgccggcACCAGCGGCGTGGCGTTGTATGAAACATGGCTACCCCCGCCTTCTCCTCCCCGCCGCGCGCTTCATGTTCGCCGCTGCGGCCTGCTGGGACTCAGCGAACGGCCTTGAGCCCTTGACTATGGTGACCGCGTCCGTGGCCGACACCACCACCGGCACGGACTCACGGTGAACCACCGCATTACCTGCAAGCGTTTCACCGAGACAATTTTTTGTAAATGTGGGCATAGTGGTCGATGGACAGTTTAGTGATAGTATCTAGGAGCTGCAAGCTCGTCGATTTCACTTTTGTTAATGTCTTTGTGGATCAGGCAAGTTGCTGGCCTGATGCCTAGAACTGTGCAAGCATAAACTCGGTTGCATTGTAAAA
The sequence above is drawn from the Panicum hallii strain FIL2 chromosome 7, PHallii_v3.1, whole genome shotgun sequence genome and encodes:
- the LOC112899708 gene encoding uncharacterized protein LOC112899708 isoform X1; translation: MLLGFIRRTAVAAASSPAAGLRQFQTAYHRSNERLSPARGYGVRMPHQTMFGRLSLSLDQEVSYGLNLAIAGRGVIVKDKVFHNLETSELQKAGATYLDKQSGIPLHVRGDVTGRVPDVSKAQFAKLLKLVTFHLSSISCLYVQDGAICSSGECDAKVRIISDNPSAVMLLSNILWKIPDRAISHDTSPLTIYATSSISNNIKTILGSGTQYANGFAAADIERASLILCGKAFADSATVKDALTAVTAPILSARGGLPVPGWLLCFGGSIVLLFAPVEIIMSCSEIQNALLSIDCGAVISSKGSTVLFPTKAKREPKLFTKPTTVIIVSSDSTGAIASVSKLSPGQAAYHFLVGYHDGKFIPAYSRGPSPADPLALASSLFTHLKEDDTQTYLINAKHSGKYIDGKGFMELLELALSQNLPDIKTEDFRVGELKGKYRSFLSSKFGKCLPEEFCF
- the LOC112899708 gene encoding uncharacterized protein LOC112899708 isoform X2 — protein: MLLGFIRRTAVAAASSPAAGLRQFQTAYHRSNERLSPARDQEVSYGLNLAIAGRGVIVKDKVFHNLETSELQKAGATYLDKQSGIPLHVRGDVTGRVPDVSKAQFAKLLKLVTFHLSSISCLYVQDGAICSSGECDAKVRIISDNPSAVMLLSNILWKIPDRAISHDTSPLTIYATSSISNNIKTILGSGTQYANGFAAADIERASLILCGKAFADSATVKDALTAVTAPILSARGGLPVPGWLLCFGGSIVLLFAPVEIIMSCSEIQNALLSIDCGAVISSKGSTVLFPTKAKREPKLFTKPTTVIIVSSDSTGAIASVSKLSPGQAAYHFLVGYHDGKFIPAYSRGPSPADPLALASSLFTHLKEDDTQTYLINAKHSGKYIDGKGFMELLELALSQNLPDIKTEDFRVGELKGKYRSFLSSKFGKCLPEEFCF